One window from the genome of Oscillospiraceae bacterium encodes:
- a CDS encoding MerR family DNA-binding transcriptional regulator, which produces MQIKEFAEFTGVSVRTLHYYDEIGLLMPAYVDRFTGYRYYDENSLLR; this is translated from the coding sequence ATGCAGATTAAGGAATTTGCCGAGTTTACAGGTGTAAGTGTGCGCACACTTCATTATTACGATGAAATAGGATTGTTGATGCCTGCCTATGTGGATAGGTTTACAGGCTATCGTTATTACGACGAAAATTCCCTTCTTCG